The following coding sequences are from one Bradyrhizobium sp. WSM471 window:
- a CDS encoding sulfite exporter TauE/SafE family protein, with the protein MSWVHDLLAGIGVGLIGGLTSGFMGTSPGGGLVIFSVLLLGAEQHVAQGTSLIAQVPPTGLAGVRRYWENGNRSPLLWIVWIGIGFLFGGAGGGYAAAAVSDSVLQWTYVVYLVALIALLILRRDREEKNNKTGDRDKLPWLPLLLIGMLAGFSSGFMGIGGGLAITVGLAAGLRVPQHQAQLVSLVFSVIPTNIPAAWIYWSKGLMVGWPAIIGILAGLWVGTDLGARAANGVSRSVLRRVMIALILLMALYMTHKALT; encoded by the coding sequence ATGTCGTGGGTCCATGACCTGCTCGCAGGCATTGGGGTCGGTCTCATCGGCGGGCTGACATCGGGCTTCATGGGGACGAGTCCCGGAGGCGGTCTCGTGATTTTCAGCGTGCTGCTACTGGGCGCGGAGCAGCACGTCGCCCAGGGCACATCGCTGATCGCGCAAGTTCCACCGACGGGACTCGCGGGCGTTCGCCGCTACTGGGAGAACGGCAATCGCAGCCCCTTGCTGTGGATCGTCTGGATCGGCATCGGATTTCTGTTCGGCGGCGCCGGCGGCGGCTACGCCGCGGCGGCGGTCTCCGACTCGGTGCTGCAATGGACCTACGTCGTTTATCTCGTCGCGCTAATCGCTCTCCTGATCCTGCGCCGCGACCGCGAGGAGAAAAATAATAAGACGGGTGACCGAGACAAGCTGCCCTGGCTGCCGCTGCTCCTCATCGGCATGCTTGCCGGATTTTCTTCTGGCTTCATGGGCATCGGCGGCGGGCTTGCGATCACCGTGGGGCTCGCAGCGGGCCTGCGGGTGCCGCAGCACCAGGCGCAGCTCGTCAGCCTCGTCTTCTCGGTCATCCCGACCAATATTCCGGCCGCGTGGATCTATTGGAGCAAGGGACTCATGGTCGGCTGGCCGGCCATCATCGGCATCCTTGCCGGTCTTTGGGTCGGCACCGATCTCGGTGCACGCGCGGCCAATGGCGTCAGCAGATCGGTGCTGCGCCGGGTCATGATCGCCCTCATCTTGCTGATGGCGCTCTACATGACCCACAAGGCGCTAACCTGA
- a CDS encoding glutathione S-transferase family protein, with protein MSDLSAFPVTKRWPAKHPELLQLYSLPTPNGVKVSIMLEEIGLPYEVHLVDFGKDDQKTPEFLSLNPNGKIPAILDPNGPGGRPLPLFESGAILQYLAEKTGKLLPQDAARRYQTIQWLHFQMGGIGPMFGQVGFFHKFAGKDFEDKRPLERYVGEARRLLGVMEMHLAGRQWFMDDDYTIADISMLGWVRNLIGFYGAGDLVAFSQFKSVAAWLERGLARPAVERGLNIPKRP; from the coding sequence ATGTCCGATCTGTCCGCCTTTCCCGTCACCAAGCGCTGGCCGGCCAAGCACCCGGAGCTGCTCCAGCTCTATTCGCTGCCGACGCCGAACGGCGTCAAGGTCTCGATCATGCTGGAAGAGATCGGGCTTCCCTACGAAGTCCATCTCGTCGATTTCGGCAAAGACGACCAGAAGACACCGGAGTTCCTCTCGCTTAATCCGAACGGCAAGATCCCGGCGATCCTCGATCCCAACGGTCCCGGCGGCAGGCCGCTGCCGCTGTTCGAATCCGGAGCGATCCTGCAATACCTCGCGGAGAAGACCGGCAAGCTGCTGCCGCAGGATGCCGCGCGCCGTTACCAGACCATCCAGTGGCTGCATTTCCAGATGGGCGGCATCGGGCCGATGTTCGGCCAGGTCGGCTTTTTCCACAAGTTCGCCGGCAAGGATTTCGAGGACAAGCGGCCGCTCGAGCGCTACGTGGGCGAGGCCAGGCGGCTGCTCGGGGTGATGGAGATGCATCTTGCCGGCCGGCAATGGTTCATGGACGACGACTACACCATCGCCGACATCTCCATGCTCGGCTGGGTGCGCAATCTGATCGGCTTCTACGGCGCCGGCGATCTGGTCGCGTTCAGCCAGTTCAAATCCGTCGCCGCCTGGCTCGAACGCGGGCTGGCGCGTCCGGCGGTCGAGCGCGGGCTGAACATTCCGAAGCGGCCATAA